A single genomic interval of Lewinellaceae bacterium harbors:
- a CDS encoding T9SS type A sorting domain-containing protein yields MKRIIIYIYLLCNAFSLFGQYSTVTINTPNATGIEALQLTGSDFSASEKSYWAQYIQTYYPNAVILSDATKSYNCHGYAWNKSEGGGTYWINATKSGGAANLANYWTDGSYMEVCSVNEGPKIYYYSGDHSAVKSSVSGKYESKWGNLPFVRHDPTYVPSSYNGSYRRYYKKMNWNITAGGTCGSTIAYSVSSLSGASYSWSSSSALSGSSTTNNCYFTKLNNGSGWVQVNVSYSGCSGKSSRLYTTVTGIIGGDVYQSGQPNKVMQSTMSIAPNIQATIDLSYLPSTSSISVTKLYGTGTWSYNSSLKRLLLTMPTSSNISFQMNGSGNTCGSISRNVTFYTTGSMVANDVVDIYPNPAQYEVRVNLPVSMGASLCTNCDAELSVYDGSFRTIKTMKSRVVNGAIKLDVADLTPGFYFVSVRNGTEVYTGKFVKQ; encoded by the coding sequence ATGAAAAGGATTATTATTTATATATATCTGCTTTGTAATGCTTTTTCTTTATTCGGTCAATATTCGACTGTGACCATCAATACGCCAAATGCTACGGGTATTGAAGCTTTACAACTTACGGGTTCTGATTTTTCGGCTAGTGAAAAAAGTTACTGGGCTCAATATATTCAGACATATTATCCAAATGCAGTAATATTGTCTGATGCCACAAAATCTTATAATTGCCATGGCTATGCCTGGAATAAAAGTGAAGGAGGAGGTACCTATTGGATAAATGCCACAAAATCAGGTGGAGCTGCCAATTTAGCCAACTATTGGACGGACGGAAGCTATATGGAAGTATGTAGTGTGAATGAAGGACCAAAGATTTATTACTATTCCGGCGACCATTCAGCTGTGAAGTCCTCCGTATCAGGTAAATACGAATCAAAATGGGGTAATTTGCCTTTTGTAAGGCATGATCCAACCTATGTCCCATCTTCCTACAATGGGAGTTATCGACGTTATTATAAGAAAATGAACTGGAATATCACTGCAGGAGGTACTTGTGGATCTACCATTGCATATTCAGTTTCGTCGCTGTCGGGAGCTAGTTATAGCTGGTCCTCCAGCAGTGCATTATCGGGTAGCTCAACTACCAATAATTGTTATTTTACAAAATTAAACAATGGATCCGGATGGGTTCAAGTGAATGTTAGCTATTCAGGTTGTTCCGGTAAATCAAGTCGACTGTATACCACTGTAACTGGGATAATTGGTGGAGATGTCTACCAGTCTGGACAACCAAATAAGGTAATGCAATCTACGATGAGTATCGCACCAAACATTCAAGCAACGATTGATCTATCCTATTTGCCAAGCACTTCATCCATTTCTGTGACGAAATTATATGGTACCGGAACCTGGAGCTATAACTCCAGTTTAAAGCGGTTATTGTTAACGATGCCAACCAGTTCTAACATCAGCTTTCAAATGAATGGCTCAGGTAATACTTGTGGCAGCATATCGCGTAATGTAACGTTTTATACAACGGGATCAATGGTTGCCAATGATGTGGTTGATATTTATCCTAATCCGGCACAATATGAGGTGCGGGTCAATTTACCTGTCAGTATGGGAGCGTCCTTATGTACTAATTGTGATGCGGAACTGTCGGTTTATGATGGCTCATTCCGGACGATCAAAACGATGAAGTCAAGGGTAGTCAATGGGGCTATTAAATTAGATGTTGCCGATCTCACACCCGGGTTTTATTTTGTATCTGTACGAAATGGGACGGAAGTGTATACCGGAAAATTTGTAAAGCAATAG
- a CDS encoding tripartite tricarboxylate transporter permease, with amino-acid sequence MNALLSWEGILALLLGGLYGALFGAIPGLTATLAVALFIPVAFFLDPAVALPAIIAISTVAIFAGDVSSTVARIPGTPASAAYFESLFRLSRREGPLYSLGISAIGSAVGGMIGSLLLILTASVIIKIARQFSSFEYFWIAVLGLTAGLFASGGSTLKALASLLIGLFFALVGVDPTLGYARFNFGNAQLLGGLNYIVVMIGLFGFSEVLTQLWEPDKEQEEVKMARQTARAFFSRPWGLILRERGLVIRSSLLGVLVGFLPGAGADIGSWVSCSLERIRQMRSGKEERDDTILLAGTSSNNAAVASAWIPALSLGLPGDTITAIVLGIFMMKGISPGPLLFDQQPHLIQGLYGTFIVCNLVLLPLYGYLAALLARRLLHVSKPLLLSVITGLCIVGAYAINHEIRDIWVMAGMGLLAYALKRGGFPLAQIVLGMVLGPLLEQNFMVSAIKSRWDITSFFERPLALGLMVATLVIIGVGVRFTRR; translated from the coding sequence ATGAATGCGTTACTGAGCTGGGAAGGAATATTGGCCTTGCTATTGGGAGGTTTGTATGGTGCGCTCTTCGGAGCGATTCCCGGATTGACGGCAACCCTGGCCGTAGCTTTATTTATCCCGGTGGCTTTTTTTCTGGATCCCGCGGTCGCTTTACCGGCAATTATCGCCATATCCACCGTGGCCATCTTTGCCGGTGATGTGAGCTCGACCGTAGCCAGGATCCCCGGAACCCCTGCCAGTGCCGCTTATTTCGAATCGTTGTTTCGCTTGTCACGGCGGGAAGGGCCGCTGTATAGTTTGGGTATCAGTGCGATCGGCTCGGCAGTAGGTGGAATGATTGGTTCCCTGCTGCTGATACTTACAGCCTCTGTGATCATTAAAATTGCACGGCAATTCAGTTCTTTCGAGTATTTCTGGATTGCGGTGTTGGGGTTGACAGCCGGTTTATTTGCATCTGGCGGATCTACGCTTAAAGCATTGGCTTCCTTACTGATCGGATTGTTTTTTGCTCTGGTGGGGGTGGATCCTACTTTGGGATATGCACGGTTTAATTTTGGGAATGCCCAATTGCTGGGAGGCCTGAATTACATCGTCGTCATGATCGGATTGTTTGGGTTTTCGGAGGTGCTTACGCAGTTATGGGAGCCGGATAAAGAACAGGAAGAGGTTAAAATGGCGCGGCAGACGGCCAGGGCATTCTTCAGCCGGCCATGGGGCCTGATATTGCGGGAGAGGGGATTGGTCATTCGTTCTTCGTTGCTGGGAGTATTGGTAGGATTCCTGCCGGGTGCCGGGGCGGACATCGGTTCGTGGGTGTCCTGTAGCCTGGAGCGGATCCGTCAAATGCGCAGCGGTAAAGAAGAGCGCGATGACACCATTCTGCTGGCGGGCACCTCATCCAATAATGCCGCGGTAGCCAGTGCCTGGATTCCGGCGTTATCCCTGGGATTACCCGGGGACACGATTACGGCCATTGTCCTGGGGATCTTTATGATGAAAGGTATCAGCCCTGGACCGCTGTTGTTTGATCAGCAACCGCATCTGATCCAAGGGCTTTATGGCACCTTTATCGTCTGTAATCTGGTTTTGTTACCGCTTTACGGATATCTGGCAGCTCTTCTGGCCAGGAGATTACTGCATGTCTCCAAACCATTATTGCTCTCGGTGATCACCGGTCTGTGCATCGTAGGTGCTTACGCCATCAACCACGAGATCCGGGATATCTGGGTGATGGCGGGAATGGGCTTATTGGCCTATGCGCTTAAACGCGGAGGATTTCCTCTTGCCCAGATCGTATTGGGTATGGTCTTGGGACCATTGCTGGAACAGAATTTCATGGTCAGCGCGATCAAATCCAGATGGGATATTACCAGCTTTTTTGAGCGGCCGCTGGCGCTGGGGTTGATGGTAGCGACATTGGTGATCATCGGAGTTGGAGTGCGGTTTACGAGACGATGA
- a CDS encoding tripartite tricarboxylate transporter TctB family protein, producing MNGIKIQRIWGGFLTLWGAVILLVARQFPRLADHHPGPALFPAVVGAGFVITGLLLVVLRQHNEALQAPVRIYWYRGVILLGLCLALPWILPLTGFMIPLSIVVAMVALLAGLNWWKSLLAGGITGAIIYYLFTILLRVPL from the coding sequence ATGAACGGAATTAAGATCCAACGGATATGGGGTGGGTTTTTGACCTTGTGGGGTGCAGTCATTCTCCTGGTAGCCCGCCAGTTTCCCCGCCTTGCAGATCATCATCCCGGTCCGGCCTTGTTCCCGGCGGTGGTAGGGGCAGGATTTGTGATCACCGGTCTGTTATTGGTGGTTCTCAGACAGCACAATGAGGCACTGCAGGCACCTGTTCGCATTTATTGGTACCGGGGGGTAATCCTCCTGGGATTATGTTTGGCATTACCATGGATACTACCCCTGACCGGGTTTATGATCCCGCTGTCCATTGTCGTTGCGATGGTTGCCCTGCTGGCAGGATTGAACTGGTGGAAGTCCCTGCTTGCCGGTGGCATTACCGGGGCGATAATTTATTATCTGTTTACCATTTTACTACGGGTGCCTCTATGA
- a CDS encoding tripartite tricarboxylate transporter substrate binding protein yields MITDMECTRWTRKAIYLLLLFFAGLHCGTPGNDVSEYPNRPITYIVPWSPGGMTDISSRALAAVLQKHLGVAVNVVNRTGGGGVVGHLALSQAAPDGYTIGAMTVEITMMHYLGMTDLTASNFTPLSLVIDNAAALTVKADSPYQTFAELLNALREHPGVLQASGTARGGIWDLARIGFLQEAGLDETAMPWVPSQGAAPALQELIAGGIQVVVASLSEVDALRKAGEVRPLVVMSEARLPAFPDIPTLKESGINWVSSGWVTVSAPAGLPPDIKEKLDTAIKASLTDVEFAQALASAGSNVHLLQGDALTQFITTADLQHGQTMAKAGLRANQ; encoded by the coding sequence ATGATTACGGATATGGAATGCACACGATGGACCAGGAAGGCCATTTATTTACTCCTATTATTTTTTGCCGGTCTACACTGTGGTACACCGGGAAATGACGTGTCTGAATATCCAAACCGGCCCATAACCTATATCGTACCCTGGTCTCCCGGTGGTATGACCGATATCAGTTCACGGGCATTGGCCGCTGTCTTGCAGAAACACCTGGGAGTCGCCGTCAACGTGGTTAACCGAACCGGAGGAGGTGGCGTGGTGGGACATCTGGCCTTGAGCCAGGCAGCACCTGATGGATACACCATCGGGGCTATGACCGTCGAGATCACCATGATGCACTACCTCGGAATGACCGACCTGACCGCCAGCAATTTTACGCCGCTGTCCCTGGTTATTGACAATGCAGCTGCGCTGACGGTGAAAGCCGATTCTCCCTATCAAACCTTTGCGGAACTTCTGAATGCGCTGCGGGAACATCCCGGCGTATTACAGGCTTCCGGAACAGCCCGCGGTGGCATCTGGGACCTGGCGCGAATTGGTTTCTTGCAGGAAGCCGGGCTGGATGAAACGGCCATGCCCTGGGTTCCCAGCCAGGGAGCGGCACCGGCATTACAGGAACTCATCGCCGGAGGAATCCAGGTTGTGGTAGCATCCCTGTCCGAAGTTGACGCCTTGCGCAAAGCAGGGGAGGTACGGCCTCTTGTGGTCATGTCTGAAGCACGGCTGCCTGCATTTCCGGACATTCCTACCCTTAAAGAAAGCGGCATCAACTGGGTATCCAGCGGTTGGGTGACAGTTAGTGCTCCCGCCGGCTTGCCACCAGACATCAAAGAAAAACTGGATACAGCCATCAAGGCATCTCTGACTGATGTAGAATTTGCCCAGGCTCTGGCGTCGGCGGGATCGAACGTCCACTTGCTACAGGGAGATGCTCTGACTCAATTTATCACGACGGCCGACCTGCAACACGGACAGACCATGGCTAAAGCCGGATTAAGGGCAAACCAATGA
- a CDS encoding flavin-dependent oxidoreductase has product MVNKKKILIAGGGIGGLTAALRLHQAGFEVQVFESVKTIEPLGVGINTLPHCVRVLTNLGLQEKLQSNAVETSDLVYFNRLGQQFWSEPRGRFAGYKWPQFSIHRGTLQMILFDEVIRRIGPGAILSNHHLDDFSQDPSGITAHFIDKETGETVHTETGDLLIGADGINSVVRSLLYPGKGIPVYSENVLYRGTTMMKPFLNGQSMIMVGSNRLKMVAYPILPVNDTDGRQLINWVANVKEGKSALTVRDWNRESDKGRLLDLYGSWQFDWLDVPEMIRGAGAIYEFPMSDRDPLSRWSFGRVTLLGDAAHPMYPIGSNGASQAILDADWLSQCLLTHDDVTQALLAYDTERVPATGKIVLQNRAKGPDQIMDLMEDRFPHGFEAHEIPHQELKKIMDQYRKIAGFDRESLNQMQ; this is encoded by the coding sequence ATGGTCAATAAGAAGAAAATCCTGATTGCCGGGGGAGGAATCGGCGGATTGACGGCTGCACTGAGGCTGCATCAGGCCGGATTCGAAGTCCAGGTTTTTGAATCGGTAAAAACGATTGAACCCCTGGGCGTTGGCATCAATACACTCCCTCACTGTGTCCGGGTGTTGACCAATCTTGGGCTTCAGGAAAAACTGCAATCCAATGCGGTCGAAACCTCCGATCTGGTCTATTTCAACCGGCTGGGACAGCAATTCTGGAGTGAACCGCGAGGCCGTTTTGCCGGCTATAAGTGGCCCCAATTTTCCATCCACCGGGGCACCTTGCAGATGATCCTTTTTGATGAGGTTATCCGCCGGATCGGGCCAGGAGCCATCCTCAGCAACCATCATCTGGACGATTTCAGTCAGGATCCATCCGGAATCACAGCCCATTTCATTGACAAAGAAACCGGCGAAACGGTGCATACCGAAACAGGCGACCTTCTCATCGGAGCCGATGGTATCAATTCAGTCGTGCGTTCTCTATTGTACCCCGGTAAAGGCATACCGGTTTATTCAGAAAATGTATTGTACCGCGGGACCACCATGATGAAGCCATTTCTCAACGGACAGTCGATGATCATGGTTGGCAGCAACCGCTTGAAAATGGTGGCCTACCCCATATTGCCGGTCAATGACACCGATGGCCGGCAGCTGATCAATTGGGTAGCCAATGTAAAAGAAGGAAAGTCAGCACTGACCGTTCGCGACTGGAACCGGGAATCCGACAAGGGCAGGCTGCTGGATCTCTATGGGAGTTGGCAGTTTGATTGGCTCGATGTGCCTGAAATGATCCGCGGGGCCGGTGCGATCTACGAATTTCCCATGTCTGACCGCGATCCGCTCAGCCGGTGGTCATTCGGGCGAGTAACCTTGCTGGGCGATGCTGCGCATCCCATGTACCCAATCGGTTCGAATGGTGCTTCCCAGGCCATCCTGGATGCCGATTGGCTGAGTCAATGCCTGCTGACCCATGATGATGTAACCCAGGCATTGCTTGCGTATGACACAGAACGGGTACCTGCAACAGGTAAAATCGTCCTGCAGAACCGGGCAAAAGGTCCGGACCAGATCATGGATCTGATGGAAGACCGGTTTCCGCATGGTTTTGAAGCCCATGAGATCCCGCATCAGGAATTGAAAAAAATCATGGACCAATACCGGAAGATTGCCGGTTTTGACCGGGAAAGCTTAAATCAGATGCAATAA
- a CDS encoding DUF3237 domain-containing protein, with protein MTIPQPPGLEYFCTLKVELQPPYVVGHTPHGLRRIIPITGGLVEGPTIQGKILPGGADWQIVRPDGVAELEAHYQFQTDDGTIIYIKNTGLRVASIEVAERIGRGEVVSPEDYYFRAAPQFEAPSGHYEWMNNTLFICTGIKNPDHVLIQVWKVL; from the coding sequence ATGACCATACCTCAGCCCCCCGGACTGGAATATTTTTGTACCCTGAAGGTTGAATTGCAACCCCCTTATGTTGTTGGCCACACCCCGCATGGTTTGCGCAGGATTATACCGATCACAGGGGGTTTGGTTGAGGGTCCTACCATCCAAGGTAAAATTCTGCCGGGAGGCGCTGACTGGCAGATCGTACGCCCCGATGGTGTTGCCGAACTGGAGGCTCATTATCAGTTTCAGACGGATGATGGGACGATCATCTACATTAAAAATACGGGCCTCCGTGTAGCCAGCATCGAGGTTGCTGAACGTATAGGCAGAGGTGAAGTAGTCTCACCGGAAGACTATTATTTCCGGGCTGCTCCCCAATTTGAAGCACCTTCCGGACACTACGAGTGGATGAATAACACGCTGTTTATCTGCACCGGGATCAAAAACCCCGATCATGTACTCATACAGGTTTGGAAAGTCCTGTAA
- the madM gene encoding malonate transporter subunit MadM yields MSWIQDLLVKNGLVVAFLATGVLMLLTHWLGKRFTGGRIPGSAIAIFCGLVLAYLGGRITGGKKGIADIPGLSGFSLMGGAMFRDFTIVATAMGASLVKIRQAGMAGAIALLLGILVAFIFGAGVAIAMGYRDAVSITTIGGGACTFIIGPVTGGALGASSEVITISIAAGLVKSILVTIATPMVAQYIGLNNSKTAMIYGGLIGTTSGVAAGLAATDPKLVPYGALTATFYTGLGCLLCPSILYLLVGWIV; encoded by the coding sequence ATGAGCTGGATTCAGGATTTATTGGTGAAGAACGGATTGGTGGTTGCTTTTTTGGCTACAGGGGTCCTGATGCTGTTAACCCATTGGCTGGGCAAGCGCTTTACCGGCGGACGGATCCCGGGTTCTGCCATAGCCATCTTCTGTGGCCTCGTGCTGGCCTACCTGGGCGGGCGCATCACCGGAGGAAAGAAGGGGATTGCTGACATTCCCGGGCTTTCAGGTTTCAGCCTGATGGGAGGCGCTATGTTTCGCGACTTTACCATCGTGGCTACTGCAATGGGCGCCAGCCTGGTCAAGATCAGGCAGGCCGGTATGGCTGGAGCCATAGCGTTGTTGCTGGGCATTTTGGTAGCCTTCATCTTTGGCGCCGGTGTTGCGATCGCCATGGGCTACCGGGATGCAGTCAGTATAACCACGATTGGCGGCGGCGCCTGCACCTTCATCATCGGACCGGTCACCGGTGGAGCGCTGGGTGCTTCCTCCGAGGTTATCACCATCAGCATCGCAGCAGGGTTGGTCAAGTCTATCCTGGTAACCATCGCCACGCCCATGGTGGCGCAATACATTGGTTTAAATAATTCGAAGACGGCTATGATCTATGGCGGACTGATCGGTACCACCAGCGGCGTTGCTGCCGGGTTGGCGGCTACGGACCCGAAGCTGGTTCCCTACGGCGCTTTGACAGCAACGTTTTATACCGGGCTTGGTTGCCTGCTTTGTCCGTCGATTTTGTATCTGCTGGTCGGATGGATCGTTTGA
- the madL gene encoding malonate transporter subunit MadL: MLIYGVAVLAGCYLLGQLTGEILGRLLQIDANVGGVGFAMLFLILISHWMQERKLFTTDMEQGALFWSKMYIPVIVAMSAIQNVQGALTGGLVAILAGIIPTAAAFLMIPLLAKLFHAHPETPTS, from the coding sequence ATGCTGATTTATGGTGTAGCGGTGCTGGCGGGATGTTACCTGCTGGGGCAATTGACCGGAGAAATATTGGGCAGGTTGCTGCAAATCGATGCCAATGTTGGTGGGGTAGGCTTTGCCATGCTTTTCCTGATCCTGATCTCTCACTGGATGCAGGAACGGAAATTATTTACTACCGACATGGAACAGGGAGCCCTTTTCTGGAGTAAAATGTACATTCCCGTGATCGTGGCCATGTCGGCTATTCAAAATGTGCAGGGAGCTCTTACCGGTGGATTGGTGGCCATTCTGGCCGGGATCATTCCTACGGCGGCGGCATTCCTGATGATTCCTCTGCTGGCCAAATTATTTCACGCCCATCCTGAAACCCCGACATCATGA
- a CDS encoding GxxExxY protein, translating to MTENELSKIIVNACYQIHTQLGPGLFESVYEEILAYELIKEGLHITRQQGIPVIWQEIKMDLGFRADLIVENKVLIEIKSVEAIAPVHQKQVLTYLKLTGIKLGLLINFNDALIKDGISRIVNKL from the coding sequence ATGACTGAAAATGAGTTATCAAAAATAATAGTCAACGCTTGTTACCAAATTCATACCCAGCTGGGACCCGGTTTATTTGAGTCAGTATATGAAGAAATCCTGGCATATGAATTAATTAAAGAGGGATTGCATATTACAAGACAACAAGGAATTCCAGTCATTTGGCAGGAAATTAAAATGGATCTGGGCTTTCGAGCAGACTTGATTGTGGAGAACAAAGTATTAATTGAAATTAAATCCGTTGAAGCCATTGCGCCAGTCCATCAAAAACAAGTTCTTACCTATTTAAAACTTACTGGAATTAAACTAGGTCTTTTGATAAATTTTAATGATGCCCTAATAAAAGACGGAATTTCAAGAATTGTAAATAAATTATAG
- a CDS encoding AMP-binding protein: MELITRASKEADRIAILAHGKTHTYRKLLDESGHLAWLLLGDSSDLEEERIAFMVPPEYDYVRVQWAIWRAGGVAVPLCLTYPLPSLVYVLQDTEARTIVVTKQYADLLQDYARENALRFLILEDLMPVAKKPLPDITSGRRAMILYTSGTTNLPKGVVSTHGNLEAQIAMLVDAWEWSADDRILCILPLHHVHGIVNVIGCALWSGASVVFQPKFDPQSVFRSFQADGLTLFMAVPTIYYKLIAYFDQLSPEEQESLTSSMQAFRLMVSGSAALPVSVMERWQVLSGHRLLERYGMTEMGMAISNPYLGERRPGHIGQALPGVTVRLVDENNLVVPDGDAGEIQVKGANVFLEYWNKPNATRETFTEDGWFKTGDIAVLDDGYYRILGRSSVDIIKSGGYKISALEIEEVLRTHPQIRDCAVVGIPDDEWGELVVAALIPAGPEVLDTDLLDPWIRERLPAYRIPRRYLVVEDLPRNAMGKVTKKEVKKLF, encoded by the coding sequence ATGGAGCTAATCACCAGGGCCAGTAAAGAAGCCGACCGGATCGCAATCCTGGCTCACGGCAAAACGCACACCTACCGGAAATTATTGGATGAATCAGGTCATTTGGCCTGGTTGCTTCTCGGGGATTCTTCAGACCTGGAAGAAGAGCGGATAGCCTTCATGGTCCCGCCGGAATACGATTATGTGCGGGTGCAATGGGCCATCTGGCGGGCAGGAGGCGTTGCCGTCCCTTTGTGCCTGACGTATCCGTTGCCTTCGCTGGTATATGTGTTGCAAGATACCGAAGCCAGGACGATAGTAGTCACTAAACAGTACGCGGATCTACTGCAGGATTATGCCCGTGAAAACGCGTTGCGGTTCCTGATCCTCGAAGATTTGATGCCGGTTGCGAAGAAGCCATTACCTGACATCACTTCCGGACGCCGGGCCATGATCCTGTATACCAGCGGCACTACTAATTTGCCCAAGGGTGTCGTCAGCACACATGGAAACCTGGAGGCGCAAATTGCCATGCTGGTTGATGCCTGGGAATGGTCGGCCGATGACCGTATCCTGTGCATTTTACCACTGCATCACGTACACGGCATCGTCAATGTGATCGGATGCGCTTTGTGGAGCGGAGCCAGTGTAGTTTTTCAACCTAAATTTGACCCTCAATCTGTGTTCCGGTCCTTCCAAGCGGACGGCCTGACCTTATTTATGGCGGTCCCCACCATCTATTATAAGCTTATCGCCTACTTTGACCAATTATCTCCGGAAGAACAGGAATCGCTGACTTCCTCCATGCAGGCCTTCCGGTTGATGGTGTCCGGATCGGCGGCCCTGCCGGTTTCCGTCATGGAGCGGTGGCAAGTCCTGAGTGGACACCGTCTGTTGGAACGGTATGGGATGACCGAAATGGGGATGGCTATTTCCAATCCTTACCTAGGTGAACGTCGCCCGGGCCATATCGGCCAGGCCCTGCCTGGAGTGACCGTTCGGTTGGTGGATGAAAATAACCTGGTGGTCCCGGATGGTGATGCCGGTGAGATCCAGGTAAAAGGCGCTAATGTATTCCTCGAATATTGGAATAAACCCAATGCAACCCGGGAGACATTCACGGAAGACGGCTGGTTCAAGACCGGAGACATAGCAGTTCTTGATGATGGGTATTACCGGATCCTGGGGCGCAGCTCGGTGGACATCATCAAGTCCGGCGGGTATAAGATCTCGGCACTGGAGATCGAGGAAGTCCTGCGTACGCATCCGCAGATCAGGGATTGTGCTGTGGTGGGGATCCCTGACGACGAATGGGGCGAGCTGGTGGTGGCTGCTCTCATACCGGCTGGTCCGGAAGTATTGGACACCGATTTACTGGATCCGTGGATTCGGGAGCGTTTACCGGCATACCGCATACCCCGCAGATACCTGGTGGTGGAAGACCTGCCCCGTAATGCCATGGGTAAGGTGACCAAGAAAGAAGTGAAGAAGTTGTTTTAA
- a CDS encoding alpha-L-fucosidase: protein MKKTFRSIHFLLFAVAFMQMAYTQSLLPYGQLPTTDQLNWQELEYYMFIHFGPNTFTDKEWGMGTEDPKVFNPTRLNANQWAATAKKAGMKGIIITAKHHDGFCLWPSKYSTHTVRESAWKNGKGDVLRELSKACKKYGLLFGVYLSPWDRNHPAYGTPEYNQIYANTLREVHENYGNVFEQWFDGANGEGPNGKKQVYDWPLFHETVLDIHPHCIMFSDVGPGCRWVGNERGYAGVTNWSTLNIDGFTPGAGSPPTSVLNRGDEDGEKWVPAECDVSIRPGWFYSPSTDDQVKSLKELTDIYFASVGRNGNFLLNVPVDREGLIHPNDSTRLMEFRQMLDKAFAQNLILKAMVQASTNHADPGSQPDHLTDGKPDTYWAASGKTAELIIPVNPADTFNVLSLEEYLPLGQRVKSFAVDIWKDGQFQLIAKQTTIGHKRLLRFPPLTTEKIRIRILDSKDVPVLREVSLYYGRNLP from the coding sequence ATGAAAAAAACTTTCCGATCAATCCACTTTTTATTGTTTGCGGTTGCATTTATGCAAATGGCTTACACTCAGTCTCTCCTGCCCTACGGTCAGCTACCAACTACCGACCAGCTCAACTGGCAGGAGCTCGAATATTACATGTTCATCCATTTTGGACCCAACACTTTTACCGACAAGGAATGGGGTATGGGTACTGAAGACCCCAAAGTCTTTAATCCCACCAGGCTTAATGCCAACCAGTGGGCCGCCACGGCTAAGAAAGCCGGCATGAAAGGTATCATCATTACGGCCAAGCACCACGACGGGTTCTGCCTGTGGCCCAGCAAATATTCGACACACACCGTCCGTGAAAGCGCCTGGAAAAATGGCAAAGGCGATGTCCTGCGGGAGTTGTCCAAAGCCTGTAAAAAATACGGGCTGCTCTTTGGGGTTTACCTGTCTCCCTGGGACCGCAATCATCCGGCCTATGGCACCCCGGAATACAACCAGATCTACGCCAATACCCTGCGGGAAGTCCATGAAAATTATGGGAATGTCTTTGAACAATGGTTCGATGGAGCAAATGGAGAAGGGCCCAACGGGAAAAAACAGGTCTATGACTGGCCTTTATTCCATGAGACCGTGCTGGACATTCATCCCCATTGCATCATGTTTAGCGACGTCGGACCCGGTTGCCGCTGGGTAGGAAATGAGCGGGGCTATGCCGGGGTCACCAACTGGAGTACCCTTAACATCGACGGATTTACTCCGGGTGCGGGCTCGCCGCCTACCAGTGTTCTTAACAGAGGCGATGAAGACGGTGAAAAATGGGTTCCGGCCGAATGCGATGTATCCATCCGTCCTGGTTGGTTTTACAGTCCATCCACCGACGATCAGGTTAAGTCGCTGAAGGAACTGACAGACATCTATTTCGCTTCCGTGGGCCGCAATGGCAACTTCCTGCTCAATGTACCGGTCGACCGTGAAGGATTGATCCATCCCAATGACTCAACCCGGCTGATGGAATTCCGCCAAATGCTGGATAAGGCTTTTGCACAGAACCTGATCCTGAAGGCCATGGTCCAGGCATCAACGAATCATGCCGATCCCGGTTCACAACCCGACCACCTCACCGATGGCAAGCCAGATACCTATTGGGCCGCCTCGGGCAAAACGGCAGAACTGATCATTCCGGTCAATCCGGCGGACACATTCAATGTTTTATCCCTGGAGGAATATTTACCACTCGGCCAGCGCGTAAAATCTTTTGCCGTAGACATCTGGAAAGATGGCCAATTTCAATTGATTGCCAAACAGACGACGATCGGACACAAACGGCTACTGCGATTCCCGCCTCTGACCACGGAGAAGATCCGGATCCGGATCCTGGACAGCAAGGATGTTCCGGTGTTGCGGGAAGTGTCTTTGTATTATGGCAGGAATTTACCCTGA